The Candidatus Cloacimonadota bacterium genomic interval TATCAAGTCGTGCATGTGTAACATTCCGATAGGTTTACCATCATTATCAGCAACCGGTAACATCGTAATCTTAAAATCCTCCATAAGATTTAAAGCATCAACTGCTAATGAGTCCTGAGTAATGGACTTCGGCTTTTTGCCCATCACATCTTCAGCAGTATTTTCTAAAATATCACCTTCTCTCGTCATCAAGCGTCTTAGATCTCCGTCTGTAATGATACCAACCAGAAAACCCTGACTGTC includes:
- a CDS encoding CBS domain-containing protein, coding for DSQGFLVGIITDGDLRRLMTREGDILENTAEDVMGKKPKSITQDSLAVDALNLMEDFKITMLPVADNDGKPIGMLHMHDLIKAGVVS